Proteins co-encoded in one Acanthopagrus latus isolate v.2019 chromosome 10, fAcaLat1.1, whole genome shotgun sequence genomic window:
- the LOC119027334 gene encoding trichohyalin-like produces MPGKPGDRFKPGDLVFAKMKGFPHWPARVCKSDDGYKKRVPVYFFGTHQIGHLPPENIVPFVGNKMKYGSGVRIKGFAEGMWEIQNTPGVGSKLRANTPKSPPAKPTSSTKTTPANQVMSDKLKTAPTKSTPSKSAPTKSDSKAAAVAQTPTRASLRSAPEKPADTTQTSKRASKDVASTDVLETAASTRSRRSAAGGRSESITSVEDKKETTAKMAKPKTPSKSSETAANKPAETQTSADTTESKPAAQTTSKVTEPEKKTLSSADVQTKATSSKPAPEKVETSSASISTDTDEAARPVSTRSRVAESKVPTQPEKNQETREVDAEQRPKRTTAHPAVSSSVSKKLKTPEPKSEPTQTPESDRGKRNLEEEEKSSESSGVKRKREEEDEGKVVQKKTNQGSSEGKKEVTETTTSESQRTKQKKEMTAKKDESGKEVMTKEKTEETKLSETRAMKTRRAEKEEKKDGRDEERTGRGTRSESEGRQTRGKEAQLKPKVGRGRKRKREETEMKKKEEEEERTEREGTKTRRAEKEDQKKKTKEAAEEGKEEEEEEGINEKMMEEEKETEGSSVDEERQRRLADKRESLLKSLRGLLRSGRGATRRRTRDGATKAEMKKTGSQKTPDKKSGKESISKKPVGRRATEKKKVDKTPEEKGEVKITAEKKKEDKKDEQETDDKESEQKKDDKTNAEGKKDETGNDTRSDETKPQKDEEKKNERKIIGKIVKATTGQRTKVQMKTMMGGTTAAAAAEEKKKEEEKVEDMNQTSDKTKEEEREKKSDSKKVEKSSEVEKKSEGTKAATEDKDKNKTEAEKDKKIREEEEKRKKSSKDETELKKTEEEQKTLKATEKSQEKKNESEGEKMKTREQRKREEKSENSPEKKDDKPAAAEPTKKTAEESEKQSAEETKTQKKSTEEMKTQKKSAEEMKTPKKSTEEMKTPKKSTEEMKTQKKSAEETKTQKKSTEEMKTQKKSAEEMKTQKKSTEETKTPKKSAEGMTTREQRKREEESENSPEKDDKAAGEPTKKTSAESEKKCVEETKTQKKSAEETTTRERRKRDGNSQEKDDKTAAEQTKKTESEKKLAEEPETQKKNIPETPTREQKKRGDKSETTNRETREEDKQAAAEPTKETTTKSEKKMTTRELKKRDGRSENPERESQEKDVQAAEPTKKTAVESLTDEAKPQKKSAEETVAREQKKRGRKSKNPERESQDNAAAEPTKETGERRRTRETKPPKKSVEEEEKSAQETQAEPKTKEEEVKSPAEEEESETKGASSDGGKAEQPAAKQQQKKSSTVTLTDSTLHRIHGDIRISLKVDNPDIGKCLTALDQLGMVYVTSKHVQRHSELIATLRKLRFYRPNQAVRDKASMLYNRFKNAFLVGEGEEVVSTAFLRSLLEEKEREEAQRCREQLTREELLQEVKRRMGQVKERRRTDGGEEEEEEEEKTQA; encoded by the exons ATGCCCGGGAAACCTGGTGACCGCTTCAAACCAGGAGACCTGGTGTTCGCCAAGATGAAGGGCTTCCCTCACTGGCCTGCCAGg GTCTGTAAGTCGGACGATGGATACAAGAAGCGAGTCCCCGTCTACTTCTTCGGGACCCATCAGAT aGGTCACCTCCCTCCAGAGAACATCGTCCCTTTTGTCGGGAACAAGATGAAGTACGGCAGCGGCGTCCGCATCAAAGGCTTCGCTGAGGGCATGTGGGAGATCCAGAACACGCCGGGGGTCGGGAGCAAACTAAGA GCAAACACGCCCAAATCTCCACCCGCTAAACCGACTTCTTCCACCAAAACTACACCTGCTAATCAGGTGATGAgtgacaaactgaaaactgcGCCCACTAAATCAACTCCCAGTAAATCTGCCCCCACAAAGTCTGACAGTaaagcagctgctgtggctCAAACTCCCACGAGAGCCTCTTTGAGATCGGCTCCAGAGAAACCAGCAGACACCACGCAGACGTCTAAACGGGCCTCAAAAGACGTCGCCTCAACAGATGTTCTGGAGACGGCTGCCAGCACGAGAAGCAGACGGTCggctgcaggagggaggagtgaaAGTATCACCTCTGTAGAGGATAAGAAGGAG ACAACGGCAAAAATGGCGAAACCAAAAACTCCTTCCAAATCTTCTGAAACTGCTGCTAACAAACCTGCTGAGACACAGACGAGTGCCGACACTACAGAGAGCAAACCTGCAGCTCAAACTACAAGTAAAGTTACTGAGCCTGAGAAGAAAACTCTGAGCTCCGCAGACGTCCAGACGAAGGCAACGAGCTCCAAACCAGCGCCTGAGAAGGTTGAAACGTCTTCAGCTTCCATCTCTACAGATACTGACGAGGCAGCGAGGCCCGTCAGCACCAGGAGCAGAGTGGCAGAGTCCAAGGTACCGACACAGCCGGAGAAGAACCAGGAAACACGTGAG gtCGATGCTGAGCAACGACCGAAGAGGACGACTGCTCATCCTGCTGTCAGCTCTTCAG TCAGCAAGAAACTGAAGACACCAGAACCAAAGTCTGAACCGACACAAACGCctgagagtgacagaggaaagagaaacctggaggaggaggagaagtcaTCAGAGAGTTCaggggtgaagaggaagagggaagaggaggatgaagggaaGGTGGTGCAGAAGAAGACAAATCAGGGCAGCagtgaaggaaagaaggaagtgaCGGAGACGACAACATCAGAGAGTCAACgaaccaaacaaaagaaagagatgaCAGCGAAAAAGGATGAAAGTGGGAAAGAAGTGATGACGAAGGAGAAAACGGAAGAAACAAAATTGTCGGAGACCAGAGCGATGAAGAcgaggagagcagagaaagaagagaagaaagatggaAGGGACGAGGAGAGGACGGGGAGAGGAACGAGGTCCGAGAGCGAAGGAAGACAAACGAGAGGGAAGGAGGCGCAGCTGAAACCGAAGGTTGGccgaggaagaaagaggaagagggaggagacagagatgaagaagaaggaggaggaggaggagaggacggagagggaAGGGACGAAGacgaggagagcagagaaggaggaccagaagaagaaaacaaaggaagctgctgaggaaggaaaggaagaagaagaagaagaaggaataaACGAGAAgatgatggaggaagagaaggagacagaaggCAGTTCTGTGGACGAGGAG CGACAGCGCCGGCTGGCAGACAAGAGGGAGAGTCTGCTGAAGTCTCTGAGAGGTCTGCTGAGGTCCGGGAGAGGAGCGACGAGGAG GAGAACCAGAGATGGAGCCACGAAGGCCGAGATGAAAAAGACGGGAAGTCAGAAGACGCCGGACAAGAAGAGCGGCAAAGAATCCATCAGTAAGAAGCCAGTCGGCAGGAGagcaacagagaagaagaaggtcgACAAAACACCAGAAGAAAAGGGTGAAGTGAAGataacagcagagaagaaaaaggaggacaaGAAGGATGAACAGGAGACAGATGACAAGGAGAGCGAGCAGAAGAAGGATGACAAGACGAACGCTGAGGGAAAGAAAGACGAGACAGGGAACGACACGAGGAGTGACGAAACAAAGCCGCAGAAAGacgaagagaagaagaatgagaggAAAATCATCGGAAAGATTGTAAAAGCAACGACTGGACAGAGAACGAAGGTCCAGATGAAGACGATGATGGGAGGAACGActgcagcagcggcggcggaggagaagaagaaagaagaagagaaggtaGAAGACATGAACCAGACCTCAGACAAGacaaaggaggaagagagagagaagaaatctGACAGTAAGAAGGTGGAGAAAAGCTCAGAGGTGGAGAAGAAGTCTGAGGGAACGAAAGCAGCGACGGAGGACaaagacaagaacaaaacagaggcagagaaagacaaaaagatcagggaggaagaggagaaacgaaagaagagcagcaaagatgaaacagagctgaaaaagactgaagaggagcagaaaacactgaaggcAACCGAGAAAtcacaagagaagaagaacgaaagtgagggggagaaaatgaagacgagagaacagaggaagagagaggagaagagtgaAAACTCACCAGAGAAGAAGGACGacaaacctgctgctgctgaaccaaCGAAGAAAACGGCAGAGGAGTCGGAGAAACAGAGCGCcgaagagacaaaaacacagaagaagagcacagaagagatgaaaacacagaagaagagcgCAGAAGAGATGAAAACACCGAAGAAGAGCACAGAAGAGATGAAAACACCGAAGAAGAGCACagaagagatgaaaacacagaagaagagcgccgaagagacaaaaacacagaagaagagcacagaagagatgaaaacacagaagaagagcgcagaagagatgaaaacacagaagaagagcacagaggagacaaaaacaccGAAGAAGAGTGCAGAAGGAATGACAACAAGAGaacaaaggaagagagaggaggagagtgaaaaCTCTCCAGAGAAGGACGACAAAGCTGCTGGAGAACCAACGAAGAAGACGAGCGCAGAGTCGGAGAAGAAGTGCGTcgaagagacaaaaacacagaagaagagcgCAGAGGAAACGACCACAAGAGAGCGCAGGAAGAGAGACGGAAACTCACAAGAGAAGGACGACAAAACTGCTGCGGAGCAAACGAAGAAAACTGAGTCGGAGAAGAAGCTCGCCGAAGAAccagaaacacagaagaagaatatCCCAGAAACCCCGACtagagagcagaagaagagaggggacAAGAGTGAAACTACCAACAGAGAAACacgagaggaagacaaacaagctgctgcagaaccGACGAAGGAAACGACCACAAAGTCAGAGAAGAAGATGACGACTCGAGAGCTAAAGAAGCGAGACGGACGGAGTGAAAACCCCGAGAGAGAATCACAAGAGAAGGACGTCCAAGCTGCAGAACCAACGAAGAAAACAGCTGTAGAGTCACTCACTGATGAggcaaaaccacagaagaagagcgCAGAAGAAACTGTGGCCagggagcagaagaagagaggacgAAAGAGTAAAAACCCAGAGAGAGAATCACAAGACAACGCTGCTGCAGAGCCGACGAAGGAGACGGGAGAGAGAAGACGCACCAGAGAGACGAAACCACCGAAGAAGAGTGtcgaagaagaagagaagtcagCACAGGAGACCCAAGCAGAGCCGAaaactaaagaagaagaagtgaagagcccggcagaagaagaagaaagtgaaacaaaggGTGCTTCGTCAGACGGAGGGAAGGCGGAGCAGCCGGCAgcgaagcagcagcagaagaagagttCCACGGTGACGCTGACGGACTCGACGCTGCACAGAATCCACGGAGACATCAGGATCTCTCTGAAGGTCGACAACCCG GACATCGGGAAGTGTCTGACGGCGCTGGACCAGCTCGGGATGGTTTACGTGACGTCCAAACACGTCCAGAGACACAGCGAGCTCATCGCCACGCTGAGGAAG CTTCGGTTCTACAGACCCAACCAGGCGGTCCGGGACAAAGCCTCCATGTTGTACAACCGCTTCAAGAACGCCTTCCTGGTGGGCGAGGGCGAGGAGGTGGTGAGCACCGCCTTCCTGCGCtcgctgctggaggagaaggagagggaggaggcgcAGCGCTGCAGGGAGCAGCTGACgagggaggagctgctgcaggaggtgaaGAGGCGCATGGGCcaggtgaaggagaggaggaggactgacggaggagaggaggaggaggaggaggaggagaaaacacaagctTGA